In Thunnus thynnus chromosome 11, fThuThy2.1, whole genome shotgun sequence, the following proteins share a genomic window:
- the itga4 gene encoding integrin alpha-4 translates to MSPSVCQRCSLVLILVLVQVLVLVHPAAGYSLDEDHSLEFSGSPSSMFGYSVLLHRHGTQSWLVVGAPVANSSSRPLVQSPGAVYRCKIGANSRKCQHMHADMRDCGKTCEAESDHQWLGVSLSRQPGDSGGHILACAHRWKNVYHSKRDNQNNKLPNGVCYRYGKDLTLLQPLTPCYRDHQRKFGEDYGSCQAGISNFLTEDLIIMGAPGTSYWTGSVLVYNTSSGGISVYLDNDSGVVSFGSYLGYSVGAGHFLSPGSAEVVGGAPQYNQKGKVFIFAVDNNMLRVVSEVSGKELGSYFGSSVCAVDLNADGLSDLLVGAPMAMGVAREEGRVHVYINQGEAKLLEAEFHLTGSNAYAARFGESIADLGDLDDDGYPDVAVGAPQEDDLKGAIYIYNGRKEGISPTPSQRITGSTLGHDLRMFGQSLSSGIDIDDNGYKDVAVGAFLSDSAVVLRTRPVVRVEASLTLPEQIDQRLALCREHKTPTVCFNVTVCFSVSSKHYRGAIDLQYNLTSDLLHKPSFPHRFYFHGNGSSNITRGHVRARHGHLTCTTHVAFQRKDVRDIFTPVQFEVSYSLKETKTHRATSKTFPPLKPILQQSAGHLNTITNQTQFARSCSMVNCSTNMQLSAQLVLPHQQQYFALGSGRTIMLNASLLNSGDDAFLPQLMLRFPDNIHYIKVLQNEDNMVSCDVTQDVNSTTVGVVCSVSGLVLPAHAQINISFLLDVNQNSTPGDIIIRTNTSSDNYEWEDYLHDNSVSLLLPLRYGVNVNIHGFVTPTSFVFGDEDLTPVNCYTERFNYTYKVLNSGPSRSVDTVVDIMLPKTLTPYPHRLLQVVDWQSSHGVCSISDTTISVIEDCDVPQASFIKQLVFFFSSSSTRKMFCVHGHDLCERLVCRLGNLEAGREATIQLEVKVNPAVLRQAPGRQGIMMLESTAMMSSPRADAHTTVIHEQPEAQVVVEAHFTQKPSTMVKVFIIVISLVLGIMILAALIWCLWKAGFFNRSFQKTEEFNRDSWDYVPKSDKRESTS, encoded by the exons ATGAGTCCCTCAGTGTGTCAGCGCTGCAGCCTGGTCCTGATCCTGGTGCTGGTTcaggtcctggtcctggtccatCCTGCTGCAGGATACAGTCTGGATGAGGACCACAGTCTGGAGTTCAGCGGCTCCCCCTCCTCCATGTTTGGATACTCAGTCCTGCTGCATCGTCACGGAACTCAAAGCTG gttgGTGGTTGGAGCTCCGGTAGCAAACTCATCTTCTCGTCCATTGGTTCAATCTCCAGGAGCTGTTTATCGCTGCAAAATCGGCGCTAATTCCCGCAAATGCCAGCACATGCATGCTG acatgCGGGACTGTGGGAAGACATGTGAAGCAGAGAGTGATCATCAGTGGCTGGGAGTCAGTCTGTCCAGACAACCTGGAGACAGTGGAGGACACATCCTg GCGTGTGCTCACCGCTGGAAGAACGTCTACCACTCAAAGAGAGACAATCAGAACAACAAGCTGCCTAACGGAGTCTGTTATCGCTACGGCAAGGATTTGACACTTTTACAGCCCCTTACCCCCTGCTAcagag ACCACCAGAGGAAGTTTGGGGAGGATTATGGGTCATGTCAGGCTGGTATTTCCAACTTCCTGACAGAG gaTCTGATCATCATGGGTGCTCCGGGGACATCTTATTGGACAGGTTCAGTTCTGGTCTATAACACGTCCAGCGGAGGCATTTCAGTGTACCTGGACAATGACTCTGGAGTCGTCAGCTTTGGAAGCTACCTGG GTTACTCTGTTGGAGCCGGTCACTTCCTGAGTCCCGGTAGTGCGGAGGTGGTGGGTGGAGCTCCGCAATACAACCAGAAGGGCAAG GTCTTCATCTTCGCAGTGGACAACAACATGCTGCGGGTCGTGTCTGAGGTGTCAGGAAAAGAG CTGGGCTCTTACTTCGGCTCCAGTGTGTGTGCGGTGGATCTGAATGCTGACGGTTTGTCAGATCTGTTGGTCGGCGCTCCCATGGCAATGGGTGTCGCCAGGGAGGAGGGACGAGTCCATGTGTACATCAACCAGGGGGAG GCCAAGCTGTTGGAGGCGGAGTTTCACCTGACTGGCAGCAACGCCTACGCCGCCCGGTTTGGAGAGTCCATCGCTGACCTGGGAGACCTGGATGATGACGGTTACCCTG ATGTGGCAGTTGGTGCCCCACAGGAAGACGATCTAAAAGGAGCCATCTACATCTACAACGGCAGGAAGGAGGGAATCTCACCAACTCCATCTcag aggATTACTGGATCCACCCTGGGTCATGACCTCAGGATGTTTGGCCAGTCACTGAGCTCTGGCATTGACATTGATGATAATGGCTACAAAG ATGTGGCGGTCGGTGCATTCCTCTCTGATTCGGCTGTGGTTCTCAG AACCCGTCCGGTGGTTCGGGTGGAGGCGTCTCTGACTCTGCCTGAGCAGATTGATCAGCGGCTGGCACTGTGCAGAGAACACAAGACTCCAACTGTCTGCTTCAATGTTACCGTCTGTTTCAGTGTTAGCTCCAAACACTACAGAGGAGCTATAG ATCTTCAGTATaatttgacctctgacctcctccATAAGCCATCCTTCCCTCATCGTTTCTATTTCCATGGTAATGGGTCGTCCAATATCACAAGGGGTCATGTGAGAGCACGACATGGCCATCTCACTTGTACAACACACGTGGCTTTCCAAAGG AAAGACGTGAGGGACATTTTTACTCCTGTGCAGTTTGAGGTTTCCTACAGTCTCAAAGAGACAAAAACCCACAGAGCCACTTCTAAAACCTTTCCTCCATTAAAACCCATTCTGCAGCAGAGCGCAGGACACCTCAACACCATCACCAATCAG acACAGTTTGCTCGTTCCTGTTCTATGGTGAACTGTTCGACTAATATGCAGCTGTCAGCTCAACTCGTGCTGCCGCA TCAGCAGCAGTATTTTGCTCTTGGCTCTGGACGGACTATCATGTTGAACGCCTCGCTGCTGAACTCTGGAGATGACGCCTTCCTGCCGCAATTGATGCTCCGGTTCCCCGACAACATCCACTACATCAAAGTACTGCAGAAC gaGGACAACATGGtgagttgtgatgtcacacaggATGTCAACAGTACAACGGTTGGCGTTGTTTGCAGTGTTTCCGGCCTCGTCCTCCCGGCCCACGCCCAG ATCAACATCAGCTTCCTATTGGATGTTAACCAGAACAGCACAcctggtgacatcatcattcGCACCAACACCAGCAG TGACAACTATGAGTGGGAAGactatctccatgacaactcGGTCAGTCTACTTCTTCCTCTCAGATATGGAGTTAACGTCAACATCCACGG ttttgtGACTCCCACCTCATTTGTGTTTGGAGACGAAGACTTGACTCCAGTCAACTGCTACACTGAGAGATTCAACTACACTTACAAG GTGTTAAACTCTGGTCCCAGCAGGTCAGTAGATACTGTGGTTGACATCATGCTGCCGAAGACTCTCACACCTTACCCACACAGACTTCTGCAAGTGGTCGACTGGCAG TCGTCTCACGGTGTGTGTTCGATCAGTGACACAACTATTTCAGTTATCGAAGACTGTGACGTCCCTCAAGCTTCCTTCATCAAACAgcttgtcttcttcttctcctccagctccacccGCAAaatg ttctGTGTCCATGGTCATGATCTGTGTGAGCGGTTGGTGTGTCGTCTTGGTAACTTGGAGGCAGGGAGAGAAGCCACCATCCAACTGGAGGTCAAAGTGAACCCTGCTGTACTACGGCAAGCTCcg GGTCGTCAGGGTATCATGATGTTGGAGAGCACAGCAATGATGTCATCTCCCAGAGCAGATGCTCACACCACCGTGATCCACGAACAACCTGAGGCACAG GTGGTGGTTGAAGCTCATTTTACCCAGAAACCCTCAACAATGGTGAAGGtcttcatcatcgtcatcagTTTAGTTTTGGGTATAATGATCCTGGCTGCTCTCATCTGGTGTCTGTGGAAG gCTGGTTTCTTTAATAGGAGCTTCCAGAAGACAGAGGAGTTCAACAGAGACAGCTGGGACTACGTTCCTAAAAGCGACAAACGCGAAAGCACTTCCTAA